The window CGGCAAGGCCGCGCAATAGCGTTGATATATCATCTGGTCCCGTCACGACTTTCGTGGCGGGACCGTCCAAACAGGATCGCTCCAGGAGGACGTCATGGTTGCAAAGGTGAATGGGTCGGTGGGCGCGGCGATCAAATACGCCATCGAAGCCCGCGACTCCCGGATGCTGTCAAAACTCTATGCCGACGACGCCACGCTGCGGGTGATCGACCACAACAATCCGCCGAGCAAGCCGCGCGAAGTGCGGGGCCGCAACGCCATCACCACCTTCTGGGACGACATCTGCAGCC is drawn from Bradyrhizobium lablabi and contains these coding sequences:
- a CDS encoding nuclear transport factor 2 family protein, which translates into the protein MVAKVNGSVGAAIKYAIEARDSRMLSKLYADDATLRVIDHNNPPSKPREVRGRNAITTFWDDICSRAMTHQIDVNATEGDRLTFSQSCAYPGGAKVFCVALVELAGGKIVRQTMVQAWDE